The Pseudomonas bijieensis DNA window GCGGAACTGCAGGCGCCGACGCACGGTCTTGACCCGGAACTCCAGCCATTCGACCAGCAATGCCCGCAGGTTCTTCAACTGCGGTTTGCCGTCCAGGCCGATGATGTTGATGTTGACCCGGTAGCTGGACTCAAGATCAGTGCTGGCGAACAGGTGCTGCATCAGCGCGTCGTGGTCGACCCGGCTGTTGACCGGAATGATCACGATGCGGCAGGGGTTTTCGTGGTCGGACTCATCGCGCAAATCGGCGACTTGTGGAGCTTTCGACGGTTTTGCCTGCATCATCGCCGCGATTTGCTCCAAGACCTTCGCCCCGGAGACTTGGTGCGGCAATGCCGTGACGATGATGTCGCCGTCTTCGATGTGGTACACGGCGCGCATGCGCACCGAACCGCGACCGGTCTCGTAGATTTTCAGCAGGTCGGCGCGCGGCGTGATGATTTCCGCTTCGGTCGGGTAATCCGGGCCCTGGATGTGTTCGCAGAGTTGTTCCACCGTGGCTTTCGGTTCATCCAGCAGACGCACGCAGGCCGTGGCCACTTCCCGCAGGTTGTGGGGAGGTACGTCAGTGGCCATGCCCACGGCAATGCCGGTGGTGCCATTGAGGAGAATATTCGGCAAACGTGCAGGCAATACGAGGGGTTCTTCAAGGGTGCCGTCAAAGTTCGGGCCCCAGTCCGCCGTACCTTGGCCCAGTTCGCTGAGCAGAACCTCGGAATAACGCGACAGCCGCGCCTCGGTGTAACGCATGGCAGCGAAGGACTTGGGATCGTCCGGCGCACCCCAGTTACCCTGCCCGTCCACCAGCGTGTAGCGATAGCTGAACGGCTGGGCCATCAGCACCATGGCTTCATAGCAGGCCGAGTCGCCGTGGGGGTGGAACTTACCGAGCACGTCACCGACGGTCCGCGCCGATTTCTTGTGCTTGGAATCGGCATCCAGCCCCAGCTCACTCATGGCATAGATGATCCGCCGCTGGACCGGCTTCAGACCGTCGCCAATGTGCGGCAAGGCGCGGTCCATGATCACGTACATGGAGTAATTGAGGTAGGCACTTTCGGTGAAGTCAGCCAGCGATCGGCGTTCTACGCCGTCTAAGCTGTCTGCAAGAATGTCGCTCATGCGGGCCTCATCAGTTCGTTGTCTGGCGCAGCAGCATGGTGCCGTCGCGCTGGGTAAATTCAAGTTTGTTCAGGGCGCTCATGCCCAGCAGCACTTGCGTGCCACCCAGGCCTGGCGCCACCAGGGCACGGACATCGCGCAAGACGATGTCGCCCAATTGCAGCCGGTCGACGCGGGTACGGTAGCCCTCGCTCACACCGTTGGCGGTGCTCAAGGTCACGCCGAAACCCTTTTCCAGCTTGAGGCGCTCGGCCAACTCCATCGGAATCGCCACGTCGGTGGCTCCGGTGTCGAGCATGAAGTCCACCGGCTGACCGTTGATCTGGCCGCTGGCGACGAAATGCCCCTGTTGATTGCCGACCAGCTTCACCTCGATAAAACCTTCACCTCTTTGCGAGTACACCTGGGTATTGGGGTTTTGCTGGCGCTGTTCCCATTGGGCAAAAAACCGCGTCGCCAGAAACAGCGCCGCGCACCAGGCCAATATCATCAACACCCGGCCAGCACGCTTGCCCGGCGGCTGCTGACTCATGGCGAGGCGCCCCAACCACCGTCCGGCGCGGCAAAGCGCCAGATGATCGGCCGCGTTTCGCCGTCGGCGCGAGCACCATCGTTGTTGTCCAGGCCGATCCAGGCGCCCTCGGCGTCCACTACCAGCGCTTCGGCCAGGCCATAGGCCTGCGCGTAACGACGATTATCCAGCAACGCCTCGGCGGCGAACGACCAGCAGCGCTCCACTTGGGCGGTCTGCGAGTCACGCCGGCAGATCTGAAAGGCGTTGCGCTCCAAGGTAAACAGCTTGCCATTGAACAGTGACAGATCGGCGAAATCACGTGGAACCGCCTTGGCCTTGGGGAACTGCGCTGGCTGCATCTCCAGCCCCGCTTCGCTCAGCAATACACAATTGCCATCGCAGTCCCACACCGTCTGCTTGCGCTTGATCAGCAACAGGCCGCGACTTTCGCGCTCGGCCGCCAGCCACAATTGATCGCCAGCCGGGTTGATCGCCAGGCCTTCGAACAGGGCATTGAAATGCAGCAACATGCCACTGGCACGGGCCTGGCGGATCAGCGTCGGGGCGATTTTCAACCACGACGCAGGTCCCGATGGCGGCACCTGCAACACCGCGGCATGGGACTCACTGACCACATAGCGATTGCCAGCACTGTCGCAGCTGATGCCTTCGAAATCCAGCTCGCCACCGCGCAGGAACGACGCCGCCCAGGTGCGGGATTTCAAGCCCCAGGGAAAACCGCTGTCCGGCACCTCAGGCACCTCGATATCGACCACTTGCGCCGGCCAGACTGGTGCCTCGGAGGGTGTGAGGCGGTAGATCCGATCATCGTCGCGATCAGACACCGTCCACATTTCACTGCCGCACAGGGCCAGCCCGGACAGATTGCCACCGCGCATGCCCTCGACGACGTGCTCGGACAGCAACTTCAGTTCCGGCGCCGGTCCTGCGACCACAACCCCCGCCCACAGCAATAACGCCAGGGCGAAACCGTTGCGCATCAGGCCAGCACCTCGGCCAGGTCCCCTTTGGATTCGAGCCAGGACTTGCGATCACCGGCGCGCTTCTTCGCCAGCAACATGTCCATCATTTCCGAAGTCGCTTCGAAATCATCCAGGGTCAACTGCACCAGGCGGCGAGTGTTCGGATCCATGGTGGTTTCGCGCAGTTGCGGCGGGTTCATTTCGCCCAAGCCTTTGAATCGGGTGACCTGCGGCTTGCCACGTTTCTTCTCGGCCACCAGACGATCGAGGATGCCGTCACGCTCGGCTTCGTCCAGGGCGTAGTAGATTTCCTTGCCCAGGTCGATCCGATACAGCGGCGGCATTGCGACGTAGACGTGGCCGGCATCCACCAGTGGGCGAAAATGCTGGACGAACAAGGCGCAGAGCAACGTGGCGATGTGCAGGCCGTCGGAGTCGGCGTCGGCGAGGATGCAGATCTTGCCGTAGCGTAGCTGGCTCATGTCCTCGGCGCCCGGATCGACACCGATGGCCACTGCGATGTTATGCACTTCCTGGCTGGCCAGCACTTCGCTGCCGTCCACTTCCCAGGTGTTGAGGATCTTGCCCCGCAGCGGCAGTATCGCCTGGAACTCTTTGTCCCGCGCCTGCTTGGCCGAACCACCGGCGGAGTCACCTTCCACCAGGAACAGCTCGGAACGCATCGGGTCCTGCCCGGCGCAATCGGCGAGCTTGCCCGGCAGCGCCGGCCCTTGGGTGATGCGCTTGCGCTCGACCTTCTTGCTCGCCTTGAGGCGCCGGCCGGCGTTGTTGATCGCCAGTTCCGCCAGGGCCAAACCGGTTTCCGGGTTGGCGTTGAGCCACAGGCTGAACGCGTCCTTGACCACGCCGGAAACAAACGCCGCCGCTTCGCGGGACGACAGGCGCTCCTTGGTCTGGCCGGAGAATTGCGGTTCCTGCATCTTCATCGACAGGACAAAGGCGATGCGTTCCCAGACGTCTTCCGGCGCCAGCTTCACACCACGGGGCAGCAGGTTGCGGAACTCGCAGAACTCGCGCATGGCATCGAGCAAACCCTGGCGCAACCCGTTGACATGGGTGCCGCCCTGGGCCGTGGGGATCAGGTTGACGTAGCTTTCCTGGACGCTTTCGCCACCTTCAGGCAGCCACAACAGCGCCCAGTCCACCGCTTCCTTGTTACCGGCCAGGCTGCCGCAGAACGGCTCGTTGGGCAGGCGTTCGAAATCGTTGACCGCGTCCACCAGATAAGAACGCAGGCCGTCTTCGTAATGCCACTCGACTTTCTCTCCACTGGCCTTGTCCTCGAAACTGACCAACAGCCCCGGACACAACACCGCCTTGGCCTTGAGCACGTGCTTGAGGCGGCTGACGGAGAATTTTGGCGAATCGAAATACTTCGGATCCGGGGCGAAATACACGCTGGTCCCGGTGTTGCGCTTGCCGACGGTGCCGACCACTTCCAGCTCGGTGGCCTTGTAGCCGTCGGCGAAGGTCATCTGGTATTCGTTGCCATCACGCTTGACCCGCACCCGCACCTGAGTCGACAAGGCGTTGACCACAGAAATACCCACCCCGTGCAGACCGCCGGAGAACTGGTAGTTCTTGTTGGAAAACTTGCCGCCGGCGTGGAGCTTGGTGAGGATCAGCTCGACGCCCGAAACACCCTCTTCAGGGTGAATGTCCACCGGCATGCCGCGACCGTCATCGCTGACTTCCAGCGAGTGATCGGCGTGCAGGATGACCTGCACCGACTTCGCATGCCCGGCCAAGGCTTCGTCGACACTGTTGTCGATGACTTCCTGGGCGAGGTGGTTCGGCCGACTGGTGTCGGTGTACATGCCGGGGCGCTTGCGCACCGGGTCGAGGCCCGAGAGGACTTCGATGGCGTCTGCGTTATAGGAGCTAGCGCTGGGAGTGGCCATGGGGTCTCGTCGTCAGTGTTCAATGAAAAAGGGGCGATGGGCTCACAGCGACGTGAAGTCGATCGCCTGGTACAAATCGGCGCCAATGCCGGCAAAACTCAACAGCGCCGGCAACTGCTGGGCAAACCCTTGGAAACTGTGGTCGCCGCCGGCCTGGATGCGCAAGGCACAGGCGCGGTAATACTGCTGGGCGTGGCGATAATCCAGCGTTTCGTCACCGGTTTGCAACCATACCTGAAACCGCTGCGGATCCCGGGGCGCCGGCACTTCCAGTTCGGCCAAGGCCGTGACGTGGTCGTGGGTCAATTCCCAGGTTTCGTCGGTGTACAAATTCTTCTGCGTGCCCAGGTAACCGTCAAACATCCGATGGGGGCTGACGGCAGGGTTGATCAACAGGGCCTTGAGGCCGTGGCGCTCGGCCAAGTGAGTCGCATAGTAGCCGCCGAGCGAGCTGCCGACCAGCAGCGGCCGTCCCAGTTGTGTAATCGCCTGCTCCAGCTGACCGATGGCCTGGCGGGGGTGGTGGTGCAAGGCGGGCACCTGTAATTGGTCGCTCAGGCCGAGGCGGGCCATTACCTCGGTCAACTGACAGGCCTTGGTCGACGCTGGGGCGCTGTTGAAGCCATGGATATAGAGGATTGAACCCGACATTGCCGACTCCCTGGGTGTTGGGCAAAGGCCGGAGTTTACAGGGAGTTTGTGGGGGTTTGGGGGATTTGACTGTCTTGTTGTTGCCGATGATCAGTTGATCACGGTGCCTGTGGGAGCAAAGCTTGCTCGCGAGGCGGCCTTATAGCCGGCCGGGATTTTGTTGATTGAGTACATATCCATTGCTGCGGTAACGGCGACTTATGGTTCCGCTCTTACAGCCATCCCTTTCAAGGTCTTTTAGTTTTGGCGGCCTTGATTACTCGGTCCGTTGAAACATGTGCATGCACCGCAGTGCCTTGTACCCATGTTTTGGGTTTAGGCACCTTGGGGCCCCGGGGATTTTTCGCAACTTGTTTTGGTTGGATGTTTCTGGCCAGTTCCAACAAGCGCTGGGCCAGTTTTTCCAGAGGTATGACGGGAAAACATTCCGAGGGCAGCGCAATTTGCAGGCCTTCATAACCACTCCGGACCTGAACCGCCAAGTGATAGGTTGAGGCTTCCCAGCCGTCAGGCTGGGAAGCCTGATGGGCTTGCTCGACGCTTCGTTTGAGTACGGCCAGGACGTTGTAGGCCAACACCGCAGTAGTGAACCCGAGCAATGCAGCCTTTGGGCTACCAAGGGTTTCGATTTCACTTTCCAGGATTGTTTCCAGTCGCTGGAACATGCCTTCAATGCTCCAGCGGCGGCGATAGAGTTCCGCGATCTGCTGCGCGCTGACGCCTTCAGGCAGGTTGCTCCAGAACATCAAGCTGCTGTCACCCGAGTCTGTTGGCGAATGAAGCGTCAGTTCGACACGCCGACACTGATAACCGCCTCTGACCTGAATGATCTGCTCACGCACAGTGCCCGCGTCCACAGGCACGGGTTCTTGCCAATGACCCTCTTGAATCAAGCGTGGATGCTTGGCTTGTTGACGAATGACAAAGGAGGTTTGGACCTGTTCGCAAGCCTCCATGACCGGGAGCGTGCAATAGAGTCGATCAGCCAGCCACACCTGGCCCGGCTCGGCATTGGCCAATAGAGGCAGCACACAAACACGCTCGCTTGCGTAGGCATCTTCACATGCCTGCAGGTCGATGACTTGATCCAGGTCGGGGTCGTAGACAACCACCGAAAACCCGGGCCGAGCGGCGCCGCGCTCGTGGCGTAAAGCCCCCAGTCGTTTCTCAGTGGATGCCAAGTGATTACCGTCCACCACCCGAACCTGCCAACCCGACAACATCGTCGTGCAACCCAACTCCTGATGGTTGGAGCCAGGCGCTGCGCACAGCCCGTGACCAGGGCGCGCAACAAAGCTGGCTCGGTACGACTGATCTTGTCGTAGAGGGCCGCCAGGCTGACAGGAAGATCTTCCAGTTGCCGCGCGGCGGCGTGAAGGGACGGCTTCAAGCCCAATGAAACAAGGGACATCAGCTTGATGATGGTCGAGAACAGTAGCTCACGAGAATACTGCCGTTGCCGATGTTCTTCGAAGACCTGATCGACCCACTCAGGGGCAATAGCGTGCTCCAACGCCAATTTGGCCATAACGCTGGCAGGTGCTTTTTTCTCGAAACGCTCCAGAACATCGGCCCACATCGTTCGGGTATCCCTGATAGAAACTTCAGGGGATTTTACCTAAGACCTTGAAAGGGATGGCTCTTACAGCGGGTCACTTTCGAAA harbors:
- the parE gene encoding DNA topoisomerase IV subunit B is translated as MATPSASSYNADAIEVLSGLDPVRKRPGMYTDTSRPNHLAQEVIDNSVDEALAGHAKSVQVILHADHSLEVSDDGRGMPVDIHPEEGVSGVELILTKLHAGGKFSNKNYQFSGGLHGVGISVVNALSTQVRVRVKRDGNEYQMTFADGYKATELEVVGTVGKRNTGTSVYFAPDPKYFDSPKFSVSRLKHVLKAKAVLCPGLLVSFEDKASGEKVEWHYEDGLRSYLVDAVNDFERLPNEPFCGSLAGNKEAVDWALLWLPEGGESVQESYVNLIPTAQGGTHVNGLRQGLLDAMREFCEFRNLLPRGVKLAPEDVWERIAFVLSMKMQEPQFSGQTKERLSSREAAAFVSGVVKDAFSLWLNANPETGLALAELAINNAGRRLKASKKVERKRITQGPALPGKLADCAGQDPMRSELFLVEGDSAGGSAKQARDKEFQAILPLRGKILNTWEVDGSEVLASQEVHNIAVAIGVDPGAEDMSQLRYGKICILADADSDGLHIATLLCALFVQHFRPLVDAGHVYVAMPPLYRIDLGKEIYYALDEAERDGILDRLVAEKKRGKPQVTRFKGLGEMNPPQLRETTMDPNTRRLVQLTLDDFEATSEMMDMLLAKKRAGDRKSWLESKGDLAEVLA
- a CDS encoding esterase-like activity of phytase family protein; its protein translation is MRNGFALALLLWAGVVVAGPAPELKLLSEHVVEGMRGGNLSGLALCGSEMWTVSDRDDDRIYRLTPSEAPVWPAQVVDIEVPEVPDSGFPWGLKSRTWAASFLRGGELDFEGISCDSAGNRYVVSESHAAVLQVPPSGPASWLKIAPTLIRQARASGMLLHFNALFEGLAINPAGDQLWLAAERESRGLLLIKRKQTVWDCDGNCVLLSEAGLEMQPAQFPKAKAVPRDFADLSLFNGKLFTLERNAFQICRRDSQTAQVERCWSFAAEALLDNRRYAQAYGLAEALVVDAEGAWIGLDNNDGARADGETRPIIWRFAAPDGGWGASP
- a CDS encoding YqiA/YcfP family alpha/beta fold hydrolase: MSGSILYIHGFNSAPASTKACQLTEVMARLGLSDQLQVPALHHHPRQAIGQLEQAITQLGRPLLVGSSLGGYYATHLAERHGLKALLINPAVSPHRMFDGYLGTQKNLYTDETWELTHDHVTALAELEVPAPRDPQRFQVWLQTGDETLDYRHAQQYYRACALRIQAGGDHSFQGFAQQLPALLSFAGIGADLYQAIDFTSL
- a CDS encoding TIGR02281 family clan AA aspartic protease produces the protein MSQQPPGKRAGRVLMILAWCAALFLATRFFAQWEQRQQNPNTQVYSQRGEGFIEVKLVGNQQGHFVASGQINGQPVDFMLDTGATDVAIPMELAERLKLEKGFGVTLSTANGVSEGYRTRVDRLQLGDIVLRDVRALVAPGLGGTQVLLGMSALNKLEFTQRDGTMLLRQTTN